Part of the Catalinimonas alkaloidigena genome is shown below.
ATAAAAGAACACCTGAAGAGGGGCTAAGCAAATTATTTTTGCCTGTTATGCAAGGAAATGACATAGGTATTATGTCTGAGTCAGGTTGTCCGGGAGTAGCTGACCCGGGAGCAATAGCTGTTAATTATGCCCATGAACAGAATATTGAAGTGGTACCTCTGGTTGGCCCTTCCTCATTCCTGCTGGCACTCATGGCTTCAGGCTTTAATGGTCAGTCATTTGTATTTCATGGATATCTGCCAATAGATAGAGGGGAGCGGGCAAAAGTACTTAAACAACTTGAAAAACAAGCACAGGAGCGACATCAGACACAAATGTTTATGGAAACGCCCTACCGTAATAATCAACTGCTGGAAGCTATCCTCAAAAATTGTAAAAACTCCACCAAACTTTGCATAGCAAAAGGGGTTACTAGTGCTAGTGAATATATAAAAACGATGAATATTCAGGCATGGAAAAGAAATAAGCCTGATTTACATAAAGTCCCTGCTGTCTTTTTAATGCATGCATAAACCATATTAGTAGGCTATAAAGTTTTAGATTAAAGGGAAATGAATAAATTTGCAAAAGTTGTACATTAATAAATAAAATTTTTTTTATGTCTTATCTATTTACTTCAGAATCAGTTTCTGAAGGTCACCCGGATAAAGTTGCGGACCAAATATCAGATGCTATTCTAGATGCTATGTTATCCCAGGATCCTAACTCCCGGGTAGCTTGTGAAACTTTCGTAACTACAGGTTTGGTAGTAGTAGGGGGAGAAGTCACTACAAACGCATATGTAGAGATTCCCGATGTGGTAAGGGAGACTATTCGTAAGATTGGTTACAACAAAGATAATTATATGTTTGAGTCAAACTCCTGTGGTGTGATGGTGACTTTACACAGTCAGTCGCCTGACATCGCGCAGGGTGTTGACGAAGGAGACGATAAAGAACAAGGTGCAGGTGATCAGGGAATGATGTTTGGCTATGCTTCTAGAGAAACTCCCGAATATATGCCAATGGCTTTGGCATATTCTCACCGTCTAGTGCATGAACTGGCACGTATCAGAAAGGAAGAGCCTGAACTCATCCCTTACCTCAGGCCAGATGCTAAAGCACAGGTGACCATTGAATATTCAGATGAAAAAACGCCTATCAGAGTACATACTGTAGTAGTCTCTACCCAACATGATGAGTTTGTCCTCCCTGAAAATGACAGTAAGCAGGCCAAGGCAGCCGCTCAGGATAAAATGCTCGCTCGCATCCGCGAAGATGTTATCAAGCATGTTGTAAAGAAAGTGATCCCTGCTGAAATGCTACAGGACACTATTTTCCATATCAACCCTACTGGTAATTTCGTGATTGGCGGTCCACATGGTGATGCAGGCCTTACCGGAAGAAAAATTATTGTAGATACTTATGGCGGCAGAGGTGCACACGGTGGAGGCGCTTTCTCAGGAAAGGACTCCAGTAAAGTAGACCGCAGTGCAGCTTATGCGGCCCGTCACATAGCCAAGAACCTGGTAGCTGCGGGTGTAGCTGAAGAAGTCTTGGTACAGGTAGCCTACGCTATAGGGGTAGCAGAGCCCGTATCGCTTACTGTAGATACCTATGGAAAAGCTAAGGTAAATATGAGCGACGCGGAGATTGCTAAGATTACCCGAACTTTATTTGATATGCGCCCCAAAGCTATAGTAGAACGCCTGGGACTTAAGAACCCTATCTTTTCAAGTACCGCAGCCTACGGACATATGGGAAGAGAGTCATTCAAGGACTTTGTAGATGTAGAGTACATGGAGGTTAAAGAAGATGGAGATGTAAAAGAAACCTACATCAAAAAAGAGAAGAAAGAGGTAGATTTCTTTGGATGGGAAAAGCTTGATTATGTAGATAAAGTTAAGAGCGCGTTTGGCCTAGCTTAGTAATTAAAAATCTAGATTGCTTAAAAAAAGGATTCAGTACGCTGAATCCTTTTTTTTAACCTATATCAGTTTTTTTAATGAGAAGAAAGCTTGTCTTTATGCTTTAGCAGCTGCTTTTTTAGTGCTCCCACTGCTTTATCAGTAGCAGCTTCAAAGGAACTTTCCTGCTCTTTAACAAAAAGTTGATTTCCAGGAATATTCAACTTTATTTCCACGATTTTATTATCAGTCGCTTCTCCATTCTCTAACTTAAGAAAGACTTCTCCATCAATGATCCTGTCATAAAAAGTCTCCAGCTTATTGGCTTTTTTCTGGATGAAATCAATGAGTTTCTGGTCTGCGTCGAAGTGGACGGAATGCGTTTGTAATTTCATAGGTTTCAAAATTTAAAAAAAAACTAACTATGCTTTTGGATGAGCCTGGTCAAATACTGACTTCAGCTTTTCCATAGAATTGTGTGTATAAACCTGGGTAGCTGCCAAAGAGGCATGTCCCAGCAAATCTTTAATGGCATTCAAATCTGCGCCATTATCTAATAAATGAGTTGCAAAAGTATGCCTCATCACATGAGGGCTCCGCTTATCGGAATGAGCATACTGATCCAGATACTTTCTTACAGTACGGTATACCATCATTGGATAACAAGGATCTCCACTATTTGTCACTAATAAATAGTGATCAAAGGCCTCACTCTCTTTAAAAAAAGTTTTCTTGGCTTGTAGATAGTCCGTTATCAGCTTTGTCAAACTTTTGTGACAAGGAATAATTCTCTCTTTTTGTCGCTTACCTTCTACTTTAATAGTCCCTTTTTCAAAAGAAATGTTAGAAGTCTGTAGATTTATCATTTCAGATAGGCGGATACCCGTACCATAAAGTAGCTCCAGCATCAAACGGTCTCGGAAAGCAGGGAAATCATGTGTGAAACCGTGATCATCTAAGAGCGTAAAAATCTCCTTGACCTGCACGAAATGTGGTAGGGGATAATTTGCTTTCAAGGCTTTTACCTTATGTGTCGGGTTGAGCTTGATATGACGACGATGTTGAAGGAATTTATAAAAAGACCTGAGCGTACTCACCTTACGGTTGATAGAACGAGCTTTATTTTTTTTGTTGGATAAGTCTACAATCCACGCTCTTATATCAAGATGGCTAGCGTGAACTATCGATATCCC
Proteins encoded:
- the hpf gene encoding ribosome hibernation-promoting factor, HPF/YfiA family, encoding MKLQTHSVHFDADQKLIDFIQKKANKLETFYDRIIDGEVFLKLENGEATDNKIVEIKLNIPGNQLFVKEQESSFEAATDKAVGALKKQLLKHKDKLSSH
- the metK gene encoding methionine adenosyltransferase; translated protein: MSYLFTSESVSEGHPDKVADQISDAILDAMLSQDPNSRVACETFVTTGLVVVGGEVTTNAYVEIPDVVRETIRKIGYNKDNYMFESNSCGVMVTLHSQSPDIAQGVDEGDDKEQGAGDQGMMFGYASRETPEYMPMALAYSHRLVHELARIRKEEPELIPYLRPDAKAQVTIEYSDEKTPIRVHTVVVSTQHDEFVLPENDSKQAKAAAQDKMLARIREDVIKHVVKKVIPAEMLQDTIFHINPTGNFVIGGPHGDAGLTGRKIIVDTYGGRGAHGGGAFSGKDSSKVDRSAAYAARHIAKNLVAAGVAEEVLVQVAYAIGVAEPVSLTVDTYGKAKVNMSDAEIAKITRTLFDMRPKAIVERLGLKNPIFSSTAAYGHMGRESFKDFVDVEYMEVKEDGDVKETYIKKEKKEVDFFGWEKLDYVDKVKSAFGLA
- a CDS encoding tyrosine-type recombinase/integrase, giving the protein MIESFIKFLTYEKRMSSHTINAYSNDLIQFNNFLKHHSPGISIVHASHLDIRAWIVDLSNKKNKARSINRKVSTLRSFYKFLQHRRHIKLNPTHKVKALKANYPLPHFVQVKEIFTLLDDHGFTHDFPAFRDRLMLELLYGTGIRLSEMINLQTSNISFEKGTIKVEGKRQKERIIPCHKSLTKLITDYLQAKKTFFKESEAFDHYLLVTNSGDPCYPMMVYRTVRKYLDQYAHSDKRSPHVMRHTFATHLLDNGADLNAIKDLLGHASLAATQVYTHNSMEKLKSVFDQAHPKA
- a CDS encoding SAM-dependent methyltransferase, with the protein product MDNNNMTASHQKVGKVYLLPTVIADDTIEQTLPPSVKATANKLKYFLVENVRTARRFLSALDIAKPIQDLHFEVLNKRTPEEGLSKLFLPVMQGNDIGIMSESGCPGVADPGAIAVNYAHEQNIEVVPLVGPSSFLLALMASGFNGQSFVFHGYLPIDRGERAKVLKQLEKQAQERHQTQMFMETPYRNNQLLEAILKNCKNSTKLCIAKGVTSASEYIKTMNIQAWKRNKPDLHKVPAVFLMHA